In the Leptotrichia sp. oral taxon 847 genome, one interval contains:
- a CDS encoding RidA family protein, translating to MVGYSRAVRIGNIFEIAGTTAVKDGKPYAAGNAYEQTKYILENIKKVLEKEGLELKNVIRTRMFVTDISKWEEYGRAYGEFFRDIKPVATMVEVSLLIDKELMIEIEVSAVVD from the coding sequence ATTGTAGGATATTCGAGAGCAGTAAGGATAGGAAATATTTTTGAAATAGCAGGAACAACAGCTGTCAAGGATGGAAAGCCTTATGCGGCAGGAAATGCTTATGAACAGACAAAATATATTCTTGAAAATATAAAAAAAGTTCTTGAAAAGGAAGGATTAGAGTTAAAAAATGTTATTAGAACAAGAATGTTTGTTACAGATATTTCAAAATGGGAAGAATATGGAAGAGCATATGGAGAATTTTTTAGGGACATTAAACCAGTTGCAACAATGGTAGAGGTGTCTTTATTAATTGATAAGGAATTGATGATAGAAATAGAAGTAAGTGCAGTTGTTGATTAA
- a CDS encoding PspC domain-containing protein, giving the protein MKKKLYKSVKDRKLTGVCGGIAEYFDIDSSIVRIVWLVLILCAGTGLLAYIICAIVLDDNPNE; this is encoded by the coding sequence ATGAAAAAGAAATTGTACAAATCAGTAAAAGATAGAAAACTTACAGGCGTATGTGGAGGAATTGCAGAATATTTTGATATTGATTCAAGTATTGTAAGAATAGTATGGCTTGTTTTGATTCTTTGTGCAGGAACGGGTCTACTGGCTTATATTATTTGTGCGATAGTTCTTGATGATAATCCTAATGAATAA
- a CDS encoding DUF2262 domain-containing protein: protein MEIQDFVENTYMGNFKEWDGKIIWKGKETLVRLTIYKECDNVELEKEKMFKILEELYLNQDEWNKKVKDTMVKYFYDVLNDDFFDDGAFPEYPTCYDMLFEILKDDFTKEEAEKAYKNNIFPIDKFKKYIFVESIEITSEGNFYFEVVDDYIVVGDNWIWLKGNIDKGFLAASFNALFEFVVDLELNDKFSTIFREKTKIHSMWLSKWGEPREGLAKFYYSNHNLAITGNYKAGKKEGIWKFYDEDGKLTKKVNYVNDVAEEEVVY, encoded by the coding sequence ATGGAAATTCAGGATTTTGTTGAAAATACATATATGGGAAATTTTAAAGAGTGGGACGGAAAAATTATTTGGAAAGGTAAAGAAACATTAGTAAGACTTACGATTTATAAAGAATGTGATAATGTTGAACTTGAAAAAGAAAAAATGTTTAAAATTTTGGAAGAATTGTATCTTAATCAGGATGAATGGAATAAAAAAGTGAAAGATACGATGGTTAAGTATTTTTATGATGTGCTGAATGATGATTTTTTTGATGATGGAGCATTTCCAGAGTATCCAACTTGCTATGATATGTTATTTGAAATTTTAAAAGACGATTTTACAAAAGAAGAAGCTGAAAAGGCATATAAAAATAATATATTTCCAATAGACAAGTTTAAAAAATATATTTTTGTTGAAAGTATTGAAATAACAAGTGAAGGAAATTTTTATTTTGAAGTAGTTGATGATTATATAGTTGTGGGGGATAATTGGATTTGGTTAAAAGGGAACATTGATAAGGGATTTTTGGCTGCAAGTTTTAATGCTCTTTTTGAGTTTGTTGTTGATTTGGAATTAAACGATAAATTTTCTACGATATTTAGAGAGAAGACAAAAATACATTCAATGTGGTTAAGCAAGTGGGGAGAGCCAAGAGAAGGATTGGCAAAATTTTATTATAGTAATCATAATTTAGCAATAACTGGAAATTATAAAGCTGGGAAAAAAGAGGGAATTTGGAAATTCTATGATGAGGATGGGAAATTGACTAAAAAGGTTAATTATGTTAATGATGTTGCTGAGGAAGAAGTTGTTTATTGA
- a CDS encoding McrB family protein, whose product MIEESENYSKNKLKDSRIFDLKEKLKKNYNIILRGAPGTGKTYLARQIAAEMIGINVDELDNNEQFEFVQFHSSYDYTDFIEGLRPIIKNNQLGFELKKGIFYEFCEIAKISEVLRKLNSKEFTLQGFEIFLKELGGNRAKNYIPQIEQLLGKKKYTGDKTSEIKTYGNLREILENSEEISKFDKENNFSNWYSTPVNYLKKYDDEIKKEHNSVNKNYIFLIDEINRGEISKIFGELFFSIDPEYRGKKGSIKTQYSNMHEDSQEKFYIPENVYIIGTMNDIDRSVDTFDFAMRRRFLFEEIMAEDSQIMLKNGKIKEQMTRLNNAIIDQKIGNLSKDYQIGGSYFKALDEGKVNQDELWKNKLEPLLKDYFRGERDSEGKLREIKKYYDGKNDTN is encoded by the coding sequence ATGATAGAAGAATCTGAAAATTATTCTAAAAATAAATTAAAAGATAGTAGAATATTTGACTTAAAAGAGAAACTAAAAAAAAATTATAATATAATTTTGAGAGGAGCTCCAGGAACAGGAAAAACATATTTAGCTAGACAAATTGCAGCTGAAATGATAGGAATTAATGTTGATGAATTAGATAATAATGAACAGTTTGAGTTTGTTCAATTTCATTCCAGTTATGATTATACTGATTTTATTGAAGGATTGAGACCAATTATTAAAAATAATCAATTAGGTTTTGAATTAAAAAAAGGTATATTTTATGAATTTTGTGAAATAGCAAAAATATCAGAAGTTTTAAGAAAATTAAATTCTAAAGAATTTACATTACAAGGTTTTGAAATTTTTTTAAAAGAATTAGGGGGAAATAGAGCTAAAAATTATATTCCTCAAATTGAGCAATTGCTTGGGAAAAAAAAATATACAGGAGATAAAACATCTGAAATAAAAACTTATGGAAATTTAAGAGAAATTCTTGAGAATAGCGAAGAAATTAGCAAATTTGATAAAGAAAATAATTTTAGTAATTGGTATTCAACACCTGTTAATTATTTAAAAAAATATGATGATGAAATTAAAAAAGAACATAATTCTGTTAATAAAAATTATATTTTTCTTATTGATGAAATTAACAGAGGAGAAATTTCTAAAATTTTTGGAGAGCTGTTTTTCTCAATTGATCCAGAATATCGAGGTAAAAAAGGTTCTATAAAAACACAATATTCTAATATGCATGAAGATTCACAAGAAAAATTTTATATACCAGAAAATGTTTATATTATAGGAACAATGAATGATATAGACCGTTCAGTAGATACTTTTGATTTTGCTATGCGACGTAGATTCTTATTTGAAGAGATTATGGCAGAAGACTCTCAGATAATGCTTAAAAATGGCAAAATAAAAGAACAGATGACAAGATTAAATAATGCGATTATAGATCAAAAAATTGGTAATTTATCAAAAGATTATCAAATAGGTGGAAGTTATTTTAAAGCATTGGATGAAGGTAAAGTTAATCAAGACGAGCTTTGGAAAAATAAATTAGAACCTTTATTAAAAGATTATTTTAGAGGAGAAAGAGATTCAGAAGGAAAATTGAGAGAGATTAAAAAATATTATGATGGAAAAAATGATACTAACTGA
- a CDS encoding NAD(P)H-dependent oxidoreductase, whose protein sequence is MKTIVFAHPWNGSFNKAILDKVVEKLDETKEKYTIIDLNKDGFNPVMSEKDLELYSQGKSADPLVLKYQEILKNTDELILIFPIWWMSLPAILKGFFDKVMLRGFAYENTQNGIKGFLTNIKTAKMITTATAPKFLLNITGFGITMKKANLGGIGIKKTKWIHYSLRMQGEDEDRKKFLEKVGKFVSE, encoded by the coding sequence ATGAAAACAATAGTTTTTGCACATCCATGGAATGGAAGTTTCAATAAAGCAATTTTAGATAAAGTAGTGGAAAAACTTGATGAAACAAAAGAAAAATATACAATTATAGATTTGAATAAAGATGGATTCAATCCTGTGATGAGTGAAAAAGATTTGGAATTATATTCGCAAGGAAAAAGTGCTGATCCTTTGGTTTTGAAATATCAGGAAATTTTGAAAAATACAGATGAATTAATATTAATTTTTCCAATTTGGTGGATGTCATTACCTGCTATATTAAAAGGATTTTTTGACAAAGTTATGTTGAGAGGATTTGCATACGAAAATACACAGAATGGAATAAAAGGTTTTTTGACTAATATAAAAACAGCAAAAATGATTACAACTGCTACAGCACCCAAATTTTTGTTAAATATAACAGGTTTCGGGATTACGATGAAAAAGGCTAATCTTGGTGGAATTGGGATTAAGAAAACGAAATGGATTCATTATAGTTTGAGAATGCAAGGGGAAGACGAAGATAGAAAGAAATTTCTTGAGAAGGTTGGGAAATTTGTGAGTGAATGA
- the leuD gene encoding 3-isopropylmalate dehydratase small subunit — MKPFTKYEGTIVPIMNDNIDTDQLIPKQYLKSIEKTGFGIHVFDEWRYNEDGSDNMDFNLNKPEYKNGTILITGDNFGCGSSREHAAWALQDYGIHVIVAGGYSGIFYMNWLNNGHLPITLPEADRIELSKLPGDAKVTVDLENNKLIANGKEYVFELEESWKQRLLKGLDSIGLTLQHEDEIRKYEESHK, encoded by the coding sequence ATGAAACCATTTACAAAATATGAAGGAACAATCGTTCCAATAATGAATGACAACATAGATACGGATCAATTAATTCCAAAACAATATTTAAAAAGTATCGAAAAAACAGGATTTGGAATACATGTTTTCGATGAGTGGAGATACAACGAAGATGGGTCTGACAATATGGATTTTAACTTAAATAAGCCAGAATACAAAAATGGGACGATTTTGATTACTGGAGACAATTTTGGTTGTGGGTCAAGTAGAGAGCACGCAGCTTGGGCATTGCAAGATTACGGAATTCACGTGATTGTGGCTGGAGGATATTCAGGGATTTTCTACATGAACTGGTTAAATAACGGACATTTGCCAATAACATTGCCAGAAGCAGATAGAATCGAATTATCAAAATTGCCTGGAGATGCGAAGGTAACAGTTGATTTAGAAAACAACAAATTGATTGCGAATGGGAAAGAATATGTTTTTGAGCTGGAAGAAAGCTGGAAACAAAGATTGCTTAAGGGATTGGACTCTATTGGATTGACTTTACAGCATGAAGATGAGATTAGAAAATATGAAGAAAGTCATAAGTAG
- a CDS encoding VOC family protein — protein MKINHVALYVKDLEKSREFYEKYFNAKANNKYRNLKTGLQTYFLSFPNNDVRLEIMSRPELTDREDKIMNMGFIHIAFSVGDAKNVDSLTKKLTNDGFKCLSGPRTTGDGYYESVVEDVDGNLIEITE, from the coding sequence ATGAAAATAAATCATGTGGCACTTTATGTAAAAGATTTAGAAAAATCAAGAGAATTTTATGAAAAATATTTTAATGCAAAGGCAAATAATAAGTACCGTAATCTTAAAACGGGATTACAAACATATTTTTTGAGCTTTCCTAACAATGATGTGAGATTAGAAATTATGTCAAGACCAGAATTGACTGATAGAGAGGATAAAATTATGAATATGGGATTTATTCATATTGCATTTAGTGTAGGAGATGCAAAAAATGTAGACAGTTTGACAAAAAAACTTACTAATGATGGATTTAAGTGCTTGAGTGGACCAAGAACAACGGGAGATGGATATTACGAAAGCGTTGTGGAAGATGTTGATGGAAATTTAATAGAAATTACAGAGTAG
- the leuC gene encoding 3-isopropylmalate dehydratase large subunit, with the protein MSEIKNKEKKPKTLFDKVWEKHVITGEPGEAQLLYIDLHLIHEVTSPQAFSGLRLAGRKVRRPDLTFGTMDHNTPTIMADRMNIKDKVSKAQLDALAANCKEFGIELVDMFNENNGIVHMVGPEQGLTQPGKTVVCGDSHTATHGAFGALAFGIGTSEVEHVLATQTIWQKKPKTMGIEITGKLQKGVYAKDIILHIIKTYGIGLGNGYAFEFFGDTIRNMSMEGRMTICNMAIEGGGKSGIIAPDEITFEYVRGRRFAPKGEEFDKKVAEWKELYTDSVDAFDKYIKVDVSNLEPQVTWGTNPEMGINVTEKFPEIRDHNDEKAYEYMGLKPGQTPFDIPLKHVFIGSCTNGRLSDLEIVAKIVKGKKVAPNITAVVVPGSQVVKKAAEENGIAQILKDAGFEWREAGCSTCLGMNPDLIPAGEHCASTSNRNFEGRQGKGARTHLVSPAMAAAAAIYGKFVDVRELDEVK; encoded by the coding sequence ATGTCAGAAATTAAAAATAAAGAGAAAAAACCAAAAACTTTGTTTGATAAAGTTTGGGAAAAACATGTGATTACAGGAGAACCTGGGGAAGCACAACTTTTGTATATTGATTTGCACTTGATTCACGAAGTTACTTCGCCACAGGCGTTTTCGGGACTGAGACTTGCAGGAAGAAAAGTTAGAAGACCTGACTTGACATTTGGAACAATGGATCACAATACGCCAACAATTATGGCTGACAGAATGAATATTAAAGATAAAGTTTCAAAGGCACAGTTAGATGCGTTGGCAGCTAATTGCAAAGAATTTGGGATTGAACTTGTGGATATGTTTAATGAAAATAACGGAATTGTGCATATGGTGGGGCCTGAGCAAGGGTTGACACAGCCTGGAAAAACTGTAGTTTGTGGAGATAGCCACACTGCGACTCACGGAGCTTTTGGAGCTTTGGCATTTGGAATTGGTACGAGCGAAGTGGAACATGTTTTGGCTACACAGACAATTTGGCAAAAGAAACCAAAAACAATGGGAATTGAAATTACTGGTAAATTGCAAAAGGGTGTATATGCAAAAGATATAATTCTTCATATAATCAAGACTTACGGAATTGGGCTTGGAAATGGTTATGCTTTCGAGTTTTTTGGAGATACAATTAGAAATATGTCAATGGAAGGAAGAATGACAATTTGTAACATGGCAATTGAAGGAGGAGGAAAATCTGGAATTATCGCACCCGACGAAATAACTTTTGAATATGTAAGAGGAAGAAGATTTGCACCAAAAGGTGAAGAATTTGATAAAAAAGTGGCTGAATGGAAAGAATTGTACACAGATTCTGTAGATGCGTTTGACAAATACATAAAAGTTGATGTTTCAAACCTTGAGCCACAAGTTACTTGGGGAACAAATCCTGAAATGGGAATTAATGTTACTGAAAAATTTCCAGAAATCAGAGATCACAATGATGAAAAAGCATACGAATACATGGGCTTAAAACCGGGACAAACTCCATTTGACATACCTTTAAAGCACGTATTTATTGGTTCTTGTACAAATGGAAGATTGAGCGACCTGGAAATTGTCGCAAAAATTGTAAAAGGTAAAAAAGTTGCACCAAATATTACAGCAGTTGTAGTTCCTGGCTCGCAAGTAGTAAAAAAAGCAGCTGAAGAAAATGGAATTGCACAGATATTAAAAGATGCGGGATTTGAATGGAGAGAAGCTGGATGTTCCACTTGCCTTGGAATGAACCCTGATTTGATACCAGCTGGAGAGCATTGTGCCTCAACTTCCAACAGAAACTTTGAAGGACGGCAAGGAAAAGGTGCAAGAACTCATCTGGTAAGTCCTGCGATGGCTGCTGCTGCTGCAATTTATGGGAAATTTGTGGATGTAAGGGAATTGGATGAAGTGAAATAA
- a CDS encoding metallophosphoesterase, producing MKTKSWIIKFLLVFVVLIVIFLIDAHYEYRHIKIKTIEIKSKDIPKEFDGKRVLFVADFQYDTMTRFNRVQEKKAIELINAQKKDMILLGGDYATWEKNIPKFYEDAKDIKIPELGVYAIYGNHEYPGEKETAENMKKLGFNLLVNENRKITINNENIYIAGVTDLWHGKPDAKKALEGIKKEDFVLFLTHNPEYFEQMSEYEKEKTDVILAGHSHAGQVTFFGKIIMSAVKDKKKYGYGMKEYGGHKIYITSGLGGAFLEMFIRFFAQPEIVIFELKRG from the coding sequence ATGAAGACAAAAAGTTGGATTATTAAATTTCTGTTGGTTTTTGTAGTATTAATTGTGATATTTTTAATTGATGCTCATTATGAGTATAGGCATATTAAAATTAAGACGATTGAGATAAAATCGAAAGATATTCCAAAAGAATTTGATGGTAAGAGAGTATTGTTTGTAGCGGATTTTCAATATGATACGATGACACGGTTTAATCGAGTTCAAGAAAAAAAGGCGATTGAGCTGATTAATGCACAGAAGAAGGATATGATACTGCTGGGGGGAGATTATGCGACTTGGGAGAAAAATATTCCTAAGTTTTATGAGGATGCGAAGGATATAAAGATTCCAGAACTTGGAGTGTATGCGATTTATGGGAATCATGAATATCCAGGTGAAAAGGAAACTGCTGAAAATATGAAAAAACTTGGATTTAATCTGCTCGTAAATGAAAATAGGAAAATAACAATTAACAATGAAAATATATATATTGCGGGAGTGACTGACTTGTGGCACGGAAAGCCTGATGCGAAAAAGGCTCTTGAAGGTATAAAAAAAGAAGATTTTGTATTATTTTTGACTCACAATCCTGAATATTTTGAACAGATGTCAGAATATGAAAAGGAAAAAACTGATGTGATTTTAGCGGGACACAGTCATGCTGGACAAGTTACTTTTTTTGGAAAAATCATTATGTCAGCAGTGAAGGATAAGAAAAAATATGGCTATGGAATGAAAGAGTACGGAGGACATAAAATTTATATTACCTCAGGGCTAGGAGGAGCCTTTCTTGAAATGTTTATTCGATTTTTTGCACAGCCTGAGATTGTGATTTTTGAACTTAAAAGAGGATAA